A single window of Syngnathus acus chromosome 23, fSynAcu1.2, whole genome shotgun sequence DNA harbors:
- the copg2 gene encoding coatomer subunit gamma-2: MIKKFDKKDEESGSGSNPFQHLEKSSVLQEARIFNETPINPRRCLHILTKIIYLLNQGEHFGTTEATEAFFAMTRLFQSNDQTLRRMCYLTIKEMANISEDVIIVTSSLTKDMTGKDDVYRGPAIRALCRITDTTMLQAIERYMKQAIVDKVPSVSSSALVSSLHMVKMSYDVVKRWVNEAQEAASSDNIMVQYHALGLLYHLRKNDRLAVTKMLNKFTKSGLKSPFAYCMLIRIASKLLDETEGGHDSPLFDFIESCLRNKNEMVVYEAASAIVHMPNCTARELAPAVSVLQLFCSSPKAALRYAAVRTLNKVAMKHPSAVTACNLDLENLITDSNRSIATLAITTLLKTGSESSVDRLMKQISSFVSEISDEFKVVVVQAISALCQKYPRKHSVMMNFLSNMLRDDGGFEYKRAIVDCIIGIIEENPESKETGLAHLCEFIEDCEHTVLATKILHLLGKEGPRTPQPSKYIRFIFNRVVLESEAVRAAAVSALAKFGAQNDDLLPSVLVLMQRCMMDSDDEVRDRATFYMNVLQQKQKALNAAYIFNGLSVSIPGLEKSLHQYTLDPSEKPFDMKTVPLATTPITEHKTEITPVSTSKLPEKLTPSRQDIYQEQLAAIPEFQGLGPLFKSAEQVQLTEAETEYVVRCIKHTFSKHMVFQFDCTNTLNDQLLQKVLVQMEPSESYEVLHYVPAASLAYSQPGSCYTLVRLPDDDPTAVSCTFSCTMKYLVRDCDPNTGEPDDDGYDDEYVLEDLEVTVADHIQKVLKPNFGAAWEEVGDEFEKEETFALASVRTLDEAVKNIVNFLGMQPCERSDKVPENKNSHVLFLAGVFRGGHDTLVRARLALADGVTMQVTVRSDEETVVDVILASVG; encoded by the exons ATGATTAAAAAGTTTGACAAAAAAGACGAAGAGTCTG GAAGTGGCTCTAACCCATTCCAGCATCTGGAGAAGAGCTCCGTGTTGCAAGAG GCCCGCATCTTTAACGAGACACCTATCAACCCGCGAAGATGCCTGCACATTCTCACCAAGATTATTTACCTGCTCAACCAG gGGGAACATTTCGGGACCACCGAAGCCACCGAGGCGTTCTTCGCCATGACCAGGCTCTTTCAGTCCAATGAC CAAACCCTGAGGAGGATGTGCTACTTGACCATCAAGGAGATGGCCAACATCTCTGAGGACGTTATTATTGTCACCAGCAG CCTGACCAAAGACATGACTGGCAAGGATGACGTGTACAGAGGACCAGCGATCAGAGCCCTCTGCAGGATCACTGAC ACCACCATGCTGCAAGCCATCGAGAGATACATGAAGCAGGCCATCGTCGACAAGGTGCCGAGCGTGTCCAGCTCAGCTTTGGTCTCGTCACTG CACATGGTGAAGATGAGCTACGATGTGGTGAAACGTTGGGTAAACGAAGCCCAGGAGGCAGCTTCGAGTGATAACATCATGGTTCAG TACCATGCTCTGGGCCTCTTGTACCACCTGAGGAAGAATGACCGGCTGGCCGTCACCAAGATGCTCAACAAGTTCACAAAGTCGGGCCTCAAGTCGCCGTTCGCCTACTGCATGCTCATCCGCATCGCCAGCAAACTCCTGGATGAGACGGAAGGAGG tcaCGATAGCCCCTTGTTTGACTTCATTGAGAGCTGCCTGAGGAACAAGAACGAGATGGTTGTGTACGAGGCCGCCTCGGCCATTGTGCACATGCCCAATTGCACAGCCAGGGAGCTGGCCCCAGCCGTGTCTG tGCTGCAGCTCTTCTGCAGTTCTCCCAAAGCTGCACTGAGATACGCAGCAGTCAGGACCCTCAATAAG GTGGCGATGAAGCACCCCTCGGCCGTGACAGCGTGCAACTTGGACCTGGAGAACCTCATCACAGATTCCAACCGGAGCATCGCCACACTGGCCATCACCACGCTGCTGAAGACTGGCAGTGAGAGCAGCGTGGACCGTCTCATGAAGCAGATCTCGTCTTTCGTCTCAGAGATCTCGGACGAGTtcaaggtggtggtggtgcaaGCCATCAGTGCTCTGTGTCAGAAGTACCCCAGAAAGCACAGTGTCATGATGAACTTCTTGTCCAACATGCTGAGAGATGAC GGTGGCTTTGAGTACAAGCGCGCCATTGTGGACTGCATCATCGGCATCATTGAGGAGAACCCCGAGAGCAAAGAGACAGGCCTGGCACATCTGTGCGAGTTCATCGAGGACTGCGAGCACACGGTGCTGGCCACCAAGATCTTGCACCTGCTGGGCAAAGAGGGCCCACGCACCCCGCAGCCGTCCAAGTACATCCGCTTCATCTTCAACAGGGTGGTGCTGGAGAGTGAAGCCGTGAGAGCCG CTGCGGTTAGCGCTTTGGCCAAATTCGGAGCTCAGAATGATGATTTGCTGCCAAGTGTCCTGGTTCTAATGCAGAG GTGCATGATGGACAGCGATGACGAAGTGCGCGACAGGGCCACATTCTACATGAACGTGCTGCAGCAGAAGCAGAAGGCACTTAACGCTGCCTACATTTTCAATG GCTTGTCAGTGTCCATTCCCGGTCTGGAGAAGTCACTGCACCAATACACGCTGGATCCTTCGGAGAAGCCGTTTGACATGAAGACTGTTCCTCTAGCTACCACACCTATCACAGAACATAAAACAG AAATCACTCCAGTGTCGACGAGCAAGTTACCGGAGAAGTTGACCCCATCACGCCAGGATATTTATCAAG AACAACTGGCAGCCATCCCAGAGTTCCAGGGTCTCGGCCCGCTTTTCAAGTCAGCCGAGCAGGTGCAGCTGACTGAAGCAGAGACGGAATATGTGGTGCGCTGCATCAAACACACCTTTTCCAAGCACATGGTCTTCCAGTTCGACTGCACCAACACGCTAAACGACCAACTTCTACAGAAG GTTCTTGTGCAAATGGAGCCTTCAGAGTCCTACGAGGTGCTTCACTACGTTCCCGCCGCCAGCCTCGCGTACAGCCAGCCAGGCTCCTGCTACACGCTAGTGCGCCTGCCCGATGACGACCCGACAGCAG TTTCGTGTACGTTCAGCTGCACAATGAAGTACCTGGTCCGAGACTGCGACCCAAACACGGGAGAGCCCGACGACGACGGCTACGATGACGAGTATGTG CTGGAGGACCTGGAAGTGACCGTGGCGGACCACATCCAGAAGGTGCTGAAGCCAAACTTTGGAGCAGCCTGGGAAGAAGTGGGAGATGAGTTTGAGAAGGAGGAGACGTTCGCTCTAGCGTCCGTGCGCACGCTCGACG AGGCGGTGAAGAACATTGTCAACTTCCTGGGCATGCAGCCATGCGAGCGCTCGGACAAAGTAccggaaaacaaaaattcgCACGTCCTCTTCCTTGCCG GTGTTTTCCGGGGCGGTCACGACACGCTTGTCCGTGCTCGCCTTGCACTGGCAGACGGCGTCACCATGCAGGTGACGGTCCGCAGCGACGAAGAAACAGTCGTTGACGTCATCCTGGCGTCTGTGGGCTGA
- the mest gene encoding mesoderm-specific transcript homolog protein isoform X1, protein MCQYLPKQSTMREWWVQVGLLCIPLMAVYVHMPPPKLSFAVRRWQHAGKTFTFRGNKIFYIDTPGTLGNTDIVLLLHGYPASSYDWSKIWHQLTQHFIRVIALDFLGFGLSDKPLPHNYSIFEQASVVEALVVELGLANQRINLVAHDYGDTVALELVYRRDQNRTGHLNIKSLCLSNGGLFPEVNYPRLLQRLLKDSTYLAPVLLRIGNYMFFNNGMREVFGPYTKPTNAELWNMWVSIRYNDGHLVLDSLLQYINQRIKHRERWVGALTTTSVPLHLIYGPMDPVNPHPEFIELYKKLVKRSTVTVLNEYIGHYPQLEDPIGFLAAYLKFIHSF, encoded by the exons ATGTGCCAATATCTCCCCAAG CAGTCCACGATGAGAGAGTGGTGGGTCCAAGTTGGCTTGCTGTGCATTCCGCTGATGGCTGTCTACGTCCACATGCCGCCGCCTAAGCTGTCGTTTGCCGTGCGCAGGTGGCAACACGCCGGGAAAACCTTCACCTTCAGGGGGAACAAGATTTTCTACATAG ACACTCCCGGCACCTTGGGAAATACCGACATCGTTCTTCTCCTCCACGGCTATCCCGCCTCGAGCTATGATTGGAGCAAG ATTTGGCATCAGCTCACCCAACACTTCATACGGGTCATAGCACTGGACTTCTTGGGCTTCGGCTTAAGCGACAAGCCA CTACCACACAACTACTCCATCTTTGAGCAGGCCAGCGTGGTGGAAGCGCTGGTGGTAGAGTTGGGTCTGGCCAACCAGCGCATCAACCTGGTGGCTCATGACTACGGTGACACGGTGGCGCTAGAGCTGGTTTACAG GAGGGATCAGAACCGTACAGGTCACCTGAACATCAAAAGTCTTTGTCTCTCAAATGGAG GCTTGTTTCCGGAAGTCAACTATCCTCGCCTGCTGCAGAGG CTTCTCAAGGACTCCACGTACCTGGCTCCCGTCCTCCTGAGGATCGGCAACTATATGTTCTTCAACAATGG GATGAGGGAGGTTTTCGGGCCGTACACGAAGCCGACGAACGCTGAGTTGTGGAACATGTGGGTCAGTATTCGCTACAATGATGGGCACCTTGTTTTGGACAG TCTTCTACAGTACATCAATCAGAGAATAAAACACAGGGAGCGATGGGTCGGCGCACTCACGACCACGTCCGTGCCAC TGCACTTGATCTACGGCCCAATGGATCCGGTTAACCCCCATCCCGAGTTTATCGAACTTTACAA GAAACTGGTGAAAAGGTCGACTGTCACCGTGTTAAATGAGTACATCGGTCATTACCCACAGTTGGAAGACCCCATAGGCTTTCTTGCCGCTTACTTAAAATTTATTCACTCGTTTTGA
- the mest gene encoding mesoderm-specific transcript homolog protein isoform X2 translates to MCQYLPKSTMREWWVQVGLLCIPLMAVYVHMPPPKLSFAVRRWQHAGKTFTFRGNKIFYIDTPGTLGNTDIVLLLHGYPASSYDWSKIWHQLTQHFIRVIALDFLGFGLSDKPLPHNYSIFEQASVVEALVVELGLANQRINLVAHDYGDTVALELVYRRDQNRTGHLNIKSLCLSNGGLFPEVNYPRLLQRLLKDSTYLAPVLLRIGNYMFFNNGMREVFGPYTKPTNAELWNMWVSIRYNDGHLVLDSLLQYINQRIKHRERWVGALTTTSVPLHLIYGPMDPVNPHPEFIELYKKLVKRSTVTVLNEYIGHYPQLEDPIGFLAAYLKFIHSF, encoded by the exons ATGTGCCAATATCTCCCCAAG TCCACGATGAGAGAGTGGTGGGTCCAAGTTGGCTTGCTGTGCATTCCGCTGATGGCTGTCTACGTCCACATGCCGCCGCCTAAGCTGTCGTTTGCCGTGCGCAGGTGGCAACACGCCGGGAAAACCTTCACCTTCAGGGGGAACAAGATTTTCTACATAG ACACTCCCGGCACCTTGGGAAATACCGACATCGTTCTTCTCCTCCACGGCTATCCCGCCTCGAGCTATGATTGGAGCAAG ATTTGGCATCAGCTCACCCAACACTTCATACGGGTCATAGCACTGGACTTCTTGGGCTTCGGCTTAAGCGACAAGCCA CTACCACACAACTACTCCATCTTTGAGCAGGCCAGCGTGGTGGAAGCGCTGGTGGTAGAGTTGGGTCTGGCCAACCAGCGCATCAACCTGGTGGCTCATGACTACGGTGACACGGTGGCGCTAGAGCTGGTTTACAG GAGGGATCAGAACCGTACAGGTCACCTGAACATCAAAAGTCTTTGTCTCTCAAATGGAG GCTTGTTTCCGGAAGTCAACTATCCTCGCCTGCTGCAGAGG CTTCTCAAGGACTCCACGTACCTGGCTCCCGTCCTCCTGAGGATCGGCAACTATATGTTCTTCAACAATGG GATGAGGGAGGTTTTCGGGCCGTACACGAAGCCGACGAACGCTGAGTTGTGGAACATGTGGGTCAGTATTCGCTACAATGATGGGCACCTTGTTTTGGACAG TCTTCTACAGTACATCAATCAGAGAATAAAACACAGGGAGCGATGGGTCGGCGCACTCACGACCACGTCCGTGCCAC TGCACTTGATCTACGGCCCAATGGATCCGGTTAACCCCCATCCCGAGTTTATCGAACTTTACAA GAAACTGGTGAAAAGGTCGACTGTCACCGTGTTAAATGAGTACATCGGTCATTACCCACAGTTGGAAGACCCCATAGGCTTTCTTGCCGCTTACTTAAAATTTATTCACTCGTTTTGA
- the mest gene encoding mesoderm-specific transcript homolog protein isoform X3: MREWWVQVGLLCIPLMAVYVHMPPPKLSFAVRRWQHAGKTFTFRGNKIFYIDTPGTLGNTDIVLLLHGYPASSYDWSKIWHQLTQHFIRVIALDFLGFGLSDKPLPHNYSIFEQASVVEALVVELGLANQRINLVAHDYGDTVALELVYRRDQNRTGHLNIKSLCLSNGGLFPEVNYPRLLQRLLKDSTYLAPVLLRIGNYMFFNNGMREVFGPYTKPTNAELWNMWVSIRYNDGHLVLDSLLQYINQRIKHRERWVGALTTTSVPLHLIYGPMDPVNPHPEFIELYKKLVKRSTVTVLNEYIGHYPQLEDPIGFLAAYLKFIHSF, from the exons ATGAGAGAGTGGTGGGTCCAAGTTGGCTTGCTGTGCATTCCGCTGATGGCTGTCTACGTCCACATGCCGCCGCCTAAGCTGTCGTTTGCCGTGCGCAGGTGGCAACACGCCGGGAAAACCTTCACCTTCAGGGGGAACAAGATTTTCTACATAG ACACTCCCGGCACCTTGGGAAATACCGACATCGTTCTTCTCCTCCACGGCTATCCCGCCTCGAGCTATGATTGGAGCAAG ATTTGGCATCAGCTCACCCAACACTTCATACGGGTCATAGCACTGGACTTCTTGGGCTTCGGCTTAAGCGACAAGCCA CTACCACACAACTACTCCATCTTTGAGCAGGCCAGCGTGGTGGAAGCGCTGGTGGTAGAGTTGGGTCTGGCCAACCAGCGCATCAACCTGGTGGCTCATGACTACGGTGACACGGTGGCGCTAGAGCTGGTTTACAG GAGGGATCAGAACCGTACAGGTCACCTGAACATCAAAAGTCTTTGTCTCTCAAATGGAG GCTTGTTTCCGGAAGTCAACTATCCTCGCCTGCTGCAGAGG CTTCTCAAGGACTCCACGTACCTGGCTCCCGTCCTCCTGAGGATCGGCAACTATATGTTCTTCAACAATGG GATGAGGGAGGTTTTCGGGCCGTACACGAAGCCGACGAACGCTGAGTTGTGGAACATGTGGGTCAGTATTCGCTACAATGATGGGCACCTTGTTTTGGACAG TCTTCTACAGTACATCAATCAGAGAATAAAACACAGGGAGCGATGGGTCGGCGCACTCACGACCACGTCCGTGCCAC TGCACTTGATCTACGGCCCAATGGATCCGGTTAACCCCCATCCCGAGTTTATCGAACTTTACAA GAAACTGGTGAAAAGGTCGACTGTCACCGTGTTAAATGAGTACATCGGTCATTACCCACAGTTGGAAGACCCCATAGGCTTTCTTGCCGCTTACTTAAAATTTATTCACTCGTTTTGA
- the ucn3l gene encoding urocortin 3, like, with protein sequence MQVQSAAHPSRNRDCFVYFGKTTVLVCFDSCEDLPPHAMLSSLKTLLLLLVLCPSSSSLCLRLARGRSDLICDHQMAGGGFSSEDAWGSLLRSSAEYLVASAPEESASREKRTYNPAKTRFQSRAKIRGSLLRNGGKEEHRSQLTLSLDLPTNIMNVLFDVAKAQNLRSKAADNARLLARIGRRK encoded by the exons ATGCAAGTGCAAAGTGCGGCTCACCCTTCTCGCAATCGGGATTGTTTCGTTTATTTTGGAAAGACTACCGTGTTGGTTTGCTTTGATTCGTGTG AGGACCTCCCCCCACACGCGATGCTGTCGTCCCTTAAgaccctgctgctgcttttggtCCTGTGCCCGTCCTCCTCCAGCCTGTGCCTCCGTTTGGCCCGCGGCCGCTCGGACCTCATATGCGACCACCAGATGGCCGGCGGCGGTTTCTCCTCCGAGGACGCCTGGGGCTCTCTGCTCCGCTCATCCGCCGAGTACCTGGTCGCCTCTGCGCCCGAGGAGTCGGCGAGCCGGGAGAAAAGGACATACAACCCGGCCAAGACGCGCTTCCAGAGCCGGGCTAAGATCCGCGGCTCCCTGTTGCGGAACGGCGGCAAAGAGGAGCACAGGAGCCAGCTGACTTTGTCCCTGGACTTGCCCACTAACATAATGAACGTGCTCTTCGACGTGGCCAAAGCCCAAAACCTGCGCTCGAAGGCAGCCGATAACGCGCGTCTGCTGGCGCGCATCGGCCGAAGAAAGTGA